One Candidatus Eisenbacteria bacterium DNA segment encodes these proteins:
- a CDS encoding transposase: protein MAARKKRTRYSEAERKKILEAAASGGLTAEAVKKQFGVTPVTYYSWRKKYGVGRKRRGRRTSCATS from the coding sequence GCGGACACGCTACTCGGAAGCCGAGCGCAAGAAAATTCTCGAGGCGGCCGCCAGCGGCGGTCTCACTGCCGAAGCGGTGAAGAAGCAGTTCGGCGTCACGCCGGTCACGTACTACTCGTGGCGCAAGAAGTACGGCGTCGGTCGCAAGCGCCGCGGACGCCGTACTTCTTGCGCCACGAGT